The Spirulina subsalsa PCC 9445 region GTAGCGGGACTAAAATAGGCGACATTCAGCTTTTCGAGCAGAACCAACTCACCTTACTGGGTTTAGATTTTTCTAGACAACCTCTTGGCAGTTCTATCTTTGGCTTTAGTTTTGCTCGTTCTCTCTTACCGGATGGGAATTTAGATTGGATTGGTCATGTAATGGCACAATCTGGAGCCGACACAATGGGCATAATCGGGCAATTTCAACCGGGTTCTGCCTTTCCTCCACCTCCCAATCTCGATCCCACTCCTTCCCCTAATCCAGATCCGAATCCTCAATCCGTGCCGGAACCTTCCGCTTTAATGGCTATGGTGGTTGCTCTAGTGGGATTTTGCACTCGTAAATCTCGCTAGGGAATCGAGAAAATGCGGTTGATGCCCCTACGAACCTAATACAATGTAGGGGTTTAGGGCATAAACCCTTTTAGCCTAGGGGACGAAACCTAAACAGAGTTTTGACAGCCAATACAGTCCACCTTGTTTCCGCAAAGTGATCAGCGCGTGATATTGGATAGTTATTTTTTCTTTTTTTTGGATTATGGGATATGGCGATCGCACTTTCTCCTGAACATCAGCAAATCCTCTACCAGCACGCCGAAGAAACCTATCCTCAAGAGTGTTGTGGGGTGTTGGTGGGTCGGTTTCTCCCGACACCTCAAGGGGAAGATAGGGGGGATGCCCTCGGACTTAAACAGGTGATTACCGTGTTTCCCACGGAGAATCAGTGGAATAGGGAAATTGCCCAAGCCTTGGGAGATGTGGCGGGAATGCCGGAACGAGATGCCACCCCAGAACATAATTTCAGCATTGCCCCAGAGGATTTATTGCGCATTCAAAAAAGGGCGCGCGATCGCCATTTAATCATTGTCGGCTTCTATCATTCCCACCCCAACGCCCCCGCCCGCCCTTCTGCCTTTGATCAGGCGATCGCTTGGAGTGACTATTCCTATCTCATCCTCTCAGTACAACAGGGCAAGACCACAGAACTCACCAGTTGGGTTTTAGATGAAAGGGGGGAGTTTAGGCCCGAAGTGATAGATCAGCAACTGTGAACCCATATCCTAGGGAGAATTCATAAATTCCCCCCACCAAAATCTACGGGTTAATTTTCAACCCGTAACCGTTGGGTAATAATCGTCATGCCATCATGGCGGACAAGAATAGCTGATAACCAATGGGGTTCCGTTTGTTGGGGAGCGCGTCCCACTTTAAACAACCCTCCCGCTTGTAACAGTTCTAGATCAAAATCTCCCGGATTTAAATAGCGATCGCCTGTCACCTTCTCATTCATTGCTCCCCCTAATAGGAGTTCACCCCCCAGAGGTTCCTGGACAATCACATCAAAATTAAATCGTTCCCCCGGTTTCACCCGTTCCGGTAAGCGGACATCCACTTGTGGGGGATTCTCCCCGACTAACATTTCCGTGCGTTCCGAGAGGATATCTTGTCGGACAATTTGCTGATTGCGGACATATTGGCGCGATCGCACCGTTGAGGTCATTTTCACCGAACGACTGGCCAACGGTTGAGTTCCCCGGATTTCCGTCACCGTCTCCGCCACCCAAAGATCCCCCTCTTGCCC contains the following coding sequences:
- a CDS encoding Mov34/MPN/PAD-1 family protein; amino-acid sequence: MAIALSPEHQQILYQHAEETYPQECCGVLVGRFLPTPQGEDRGDALGLKQVITVFPTENQWNREIAQALGDVAGMPERDATPEHNFSIAPEDLLRIQKRARDRHLIIVGFYHSHPNAPARPSAFDQAIAWSDYSYLILSVQQGKTTELTSWVLDERGEFRPEVIDQQL
- a CDS encoding nuclear transport factor 2 family protein, with the translated sequence MKQGLMKRRGFWPAICSALLSASLTVGVATVAQAQSVNSAPRELTSLLESLETAANQQDLETIENFFSADFATSDDVGREAFFRGLNQLWERFAEVNYTTRLESWGQEGDLWVAETVTEIRGTQPLASRSVKMTSTVRSRQYVRNQQIVRQDILSERTEMLVGENPPQVDVRLPERVKPGERFNFDVIVQEPLGGELLLGGAMNEKVTGDRYLNPGDFDLELLQAGGLFKVGRAPQQTEPHWLSAILVRHDGMTIITQRLRVEN